A portion of the Archocentrus centrarchus isolate MPI-CPG fArcCen1 chromosome 19, fArcCen1, whole genome shotgun sequence genome contains these proteins:
- the mazb gene encoding myc-associated zinc finger protein: MDAAWSNFLFQSTPTQNQVEGSLQSELLPVHTSSPQTPPTEHIAQPPSTVDTTALSEEPLPVKPVSRPARVQHICAICNKQFKNNYNLRRHQSVHTGRPTNPNPNPVRKNHACETCGKAFRDVYHLNRHRLSHSDEKPFSCPICQQRFKRKDRMSHHVRSHQGGVEKPYICPHCGKAFSRPDHLNSHVRQVHSSERPFKCPTCESSFATKDRLRAHMIRHEEKVPCHICGKLLSAAYITDHMRVHNQSQHHSCHLCNRSFTTLTYLRVHAQKHHGQEGKDSPGGFGGTASGGMLVCHLCGVHCKTPTQLQGHMGTHTNNQGTQNPVTSNVAASSSVSLSNMVTAPTVYVTGNTVVDLLVTDCSSIAAPQPQS, encoded by the exons ATGGATGCTGCTTGGAGCAATTTTCTCTTCCAG AGTACTCCCACCCAAAACCAAGTGGAGGGGAGTCTCCAATCAGAGCTCTTGCCAGTTCATACGAGTTCTCCCCAGACCCCACCCACAGAGCACATAGCACAGCCTCCTTCAACTGTGGACACTACTGCTCTCAGTGAGGAACCTCTGCCTG TGAAACCCGTGTCTCGGCCGGCCCGCGTGCAACACATCTGTGCCATCTGCAACAAGCAGTTCAAGAACAACTACAACCTGCGGCGGCACCAGTCAGTCCACACTGGG CGGCCCACAAACCCCAACCCAAACCCCGTGAGGAAGAACCACGCCTGCGAGACGTGTGGGAAGGCCTTCAGAGACGTTTACCATCTCAACCGCCACCGCCTGTCCCACTCAGACGAGAAGCCGTTCTCCTGCCCCATCTGCCAGCAGCGCTTCAAGAGGAAGGACCGCATGAGCCACCACGTGCGTTCCCACCAGGGCGGTGTGGAGAAACCCTACATCTGCCCCCACTGTGGAAAGGCTTTCTCCAG GCCCGACCACCTCAATAGTCATGTGAGACAGGTGCACTCCTCGGAGCGACCCTTCAAATGTCCC acttGTGAGTCCAGTTTTGCTACAAAGGATCGTTTGCGTGCGCATATGATTCGCCACGAAGAGAAGGTGCCCTGCCACATCTGTGGGAAGCTCCTGTCAGCTGCTTACATCACAGATCACATGAGGGTACACAACCAGTCACAGCACCACTCATGCCATCTCTGTAACCGCA GTTTTACCACCCTGACGTACCTTCGTGTTCATGCTCAGAAGCACCACGGCCAGGAGGGGAAGGACAGTCCGGGGGGCTTTGGCGGTACCGCCTCTGGCGGCATGCTCGTCTGCCACTTGTGTGGTGTCCACTGCAAGACACCCACCCAGCTCCAGGGGCACATGGGCACccacaccaacaaccagggcacCCAGAACCCTGTCACCTCAAATGTGGCTGCCAGCAGCTCCGTCTCCCTTAGCAACATGGTGACAGCACCCACCGTCTATGTCACCGGTAACACGGTGGTGGACCTGCTCGTCACAGACTGCTCTAGCATTGCAGCACCACAACCCCAAAGTTAG